In Gymnogyps californianus isolate 813 chromosome 1, ASM1813914v2, whole genome shotgun sequence, the following are encoded in one genomic region:
- the LOC127027206 gene encoding thyroid hormone-inducible hepatic protein-like → MEQYFLATQKMEQEVMFPSLLRGVFPQQQGAAPAAGGPTDLYERYQLLKAIKPVVERGLASVTDQSPTGTDANTDTSSDDNDAMDAQLEERLSHHLAGLQQVLTHLTRDTNALTRRYSQILEQISPSEGQPSW, encoded by the coding sequence ATGGAGCAGTACTTCTTGGCCACCCAGAAGATGGAGCAGGAGGTGATGTTCCCCAGCCTGCTCCGAGGGGTCTTCCCGCAGCAGCAGGGGGCGGCCCCGGCTGCGGGCGGCCCCACGGACCTCTACGAGCGCTACCAGCTCCTCAAGGCCATCAAGCCCGTGGTGGAGAGAGGCCTGGCCTCCGTCACCGACCAGAGCCCGACCGGCACCGACGCCAACACCGACACGTCCTCAGACGACAACGACGCCATGGATGCCCAGCTGGAGGAGCGCCTGTCCCACCACCTGGCCGGCTTGCAGCAGGTCCTCACCCACCTCACCAGGGACACCAACGCCCTCACCCGGCGGTACAGCCAGATCCTGGAGCAGATCAGCCCCAGCGAGGGCCAGCCCAGCTGGTGA
- the LOC127027575 gene encoding thyroid hormone-inducible hepatic protein-like, with protein MEQYFLATQKMEQEVMFPSLLRGVFPQQEGAAPVAGGPTDLYERYQLLKAIKPVVERGLASVTDQSPTGTDANTDTSSDDNDAMDAQLEERLSHHLAGLQQVLTHLTRDTNALTRRYSQILEQISPSEGQPSW; from the coding sequence ATGGAGCAGTACTTCTTGGCCACCCAGAAGATGGAGCAGGAGGTGATGTTCCCCAGCCTGCTCCGAGGGGTCTTCCCACAGCAGGAGGGGGCGGCCCCGGTTGCGGGCGGCCCCACGGACCTCTACGAGCGCTACCAGCTCCTCAAGGCCATCAAGCCCGTGGTGGAGAGAGGCCTGGCCTCCGTCACCGACCAGAGCCCGACCGGCACCGACGCCAACACCGACACGTCCTCGGACGACAACGACGCCATGGATGCCCAGCTGGAGGAGCGCCTGTCCCACCACCTGGCCGGCTTGCAGCAGGTCCTCACCCACCTCACCAGGGACACCAACGCCCTCACCCGGCGGTACAGCCAGATCCTGGAGCAGATCAGCCCCAGCGAGGGCCAGCCCAGCTGGTGA